The Styela clava chromosome 13, kaStyClav1.hap1.2, whole genome shotgun sequence genome has a window encoding:
- the LOC120332867 gene encoding SPRY domain-containing protein 7-like — MALTLDWLWRCFGFSSNSRTNQQNLSNNSVVLNTTTMGTGTVIVKNGKRICGTGGALATAPIAQDKGYFEAKVQSSGIWGIGLALANANLNHVPLGMCEKTWVFRHDGTVWHKNNEICRTKNLPAEGDVVGVTFDHIELKFYLNGKPYPFVVSGVKGNVYPVLYVDESAILDVQFSNFYFPPPSGFSEIMIEQQIF; from the coding sequence ATGGCGCTAACACTTGATTGGTTATGGAGATGCTTTGGATTTTCTTCTAATTCAAGAACAAATCAACAGAATTTATCGAATAATTCTGTTGTTCTCAATACAACAACAATGGGAACGGGTACGGTGATTGTTAAAAACGGTAAAAGGATATGCGGTACCGGTGGGGCTCTCGCTACAGCTCCTATTGCCCAAGACAAAGGCTACTTTGAAGCAAAGGTACAAAGCTCTGGAATATGGGGAATCGGACTTGCACTCGCCAACGCAAATTTAAATCATGTTCCATTAGGAATGTGTGAAAAAACATGGGTATTCCGACATGACGGCACTGTGTGgcacaaaaataatgaaatatgcAGGACAAAAAATTTACCAGCTGAGGGTGACGTTGTTGGTGTTACATTTGACCATATAGAACTGAAATTTTACCTTAATGGCAAGCCATATCCTTTTGTAGTTAGCGGTGTAAAAGGGAATGTATATCCTGTATTATATGTCGATGAAAGTGCAATACTCGATgtccaattttcaaatttctactTTCCGCCACCTAGTGGTTTCAGTGAAATCATGATTGAGCAACAAATTTTTTGA
- the LOC120332865 gene encoding ADAM 17-like protease: protein MRFTHKNTVIFTALFLCSIQTIIANHQLKQRLKTWETISSDDITFHRSKRSLDGKVPTVDKEVSFNAFQRHFHLSLVPSSAIFAPNFKAAVYGRNGREEVTLDKTSLFTGSVMGESGSYVQAHLNGKELMASIKTKQDTYIIEPSWRHLPEDKDKLMIYRRSDLNMTRLGNPHKNDSYCDVKSIMDDIHQNQKKQEKKQVTSTHHRSKRSTSKRLKICTLSLVADHRFYKEMGNSNYQQTMYYLINLIERVNRIFKTTNWSSEEGTDEYTGYGFQIADIKVYKESTSEPSFNSDSTSWSAKGLLEAFSEHNHGNCLAHLFTYVDFNKGVLGLAYVGASKLDAVGGICTDPYERGNGKPIWYLNTGLTTTRNWGQRILTLEADLVTTHELGHNFGAEHDNGEVKACSPGQSNNGNFIMYPAAVSGEHENNDMFSICSKNNVLPCLETKATKCFHKAKENFCGNFKVEEGEECDAGYFGANVEDACCSKECKLKEGATCSQKNSVCCNENCQAASKTTLCYSEVPESCLRDTFCDGQNFTCPDHLHKDDNAECGDEGRCKGGKCQPFCATVGMKPCLCTDKKENFCLRCCAPAGSSGDEMIRECKPYKPGNVTHKLRNNAKCTLGYCNDNECVKQTQDVIERVWSIFEHIAPDKIGEFLADNIVGAVLVFSLLFWIPCGCLVNFVDKQREKQRREDDNWFTSKGHEFSRTNAYGGMFGSSNALHQVQKANALNIAAAKAGFGAKDQWRASKDKGAVVRKSQEKLTDSTNGLDDRVGRGDAIVVTGDNRNATEDDSWQKSGIFSKPKSNFDLNNDKNTPSASRSSTPRPQLVRQQDVGSEEADS from the exons ATGAGATTCACACACAAAAATACTGTAATTTTTACTGCTCTGTTCCTGTGTTCAATTCAAACTATCATCGCCAATCATCAACTTAAGCAACGATTGAAGACCTGGGAAACTATATCTTCCGACGATATTACTTTTCATAGATCAAAAAGAAGTTTGGATGGCAAAGTTCCAACTGTTGATAAAGag gtATCTTTTAATGCATTCCAACGTCACTTTCATTTATCTCTTGTACCTTCATCAGCAATTTTTGCTCCAAATTTCAAAGCTGCTGTTTATGGTCGAAATGGTAGAGAAGAAGTAACTCTGGATAAAACAAGCCTATTCACG GGAAGCGTGATGGGTGAGTCGGGGTCTTACGTTCAAGCACATTTAAATGGAAAAGAATTAATGGCGAGCATCAAAACGAAGCAAGATACGTATATAATCGAACCATCGTGGAGACATTTACCTGAGGATAAAGATAAATTAATGATTTACAGACGTTCAGATCTTAACATGACACGATTGGGAAATCCTCATAAAAATGACAgttattgtgacgtcaaatCTATCATGGATGATATTCATCAGAATCAAAAA AAACAAGAGAAGAAACAGGTAACGTCAACTCATCATAGGTCAAAACGTTCCACAAGCAAAAGGCTAAAAATTTGTACTCTATCTCTTGTGGCCGATCACAG attTTATAAAGAAATGGGGAACAGCAACTATCAACAAACTATGTATTATTTAATTAACCTTATTGAAAGGGTGAACCgaatttttaaaacaacaaaCTGGAGTTCGGAAGAAGGAACTGACGAATACACTGGATATGGATTTCAAATTGCTGACATTAAAGTCTATAAAGAAAGCACATCGGAACCAAG CTTCAATTCCGACAGCACATCATGGTCGGCGAAAGGATTGTTAGAAGCATTCAGCGAACATAATCATGGAAATTGCCTTGCTCATCTATTTACATATGTTGATTTTAATAAAGGCGTACTTGGATTGGCATATGTTGGAGCTAGTAAGCTCGACGCTGTTGGGGGGATCTGCACTGACCCATATGAAAGAGG TAATGGCAAACCAATTTGGTATCTCAATACTGGTTTAACAACAACTCGTAATTGGGGACAAAGAATTTTAACGTTAGAAGCAGATCTTGTCACAACACATGAATTAGGACATAATTTTGGTGCCGAACATGACAACGGTGAAGTCAAAGCATGCAGTCCCGGACAG TCGAACAATGGTAACTTCATCATGTATCCTGCTGCAGTAAGTGGTGAACATGAAAACAATGATATGTTTTCCATATGTAGTAAAAATAACGTTCTTCCGTGTTTGGAAACAAAAGCAACAAAATGTTTTCATAAAGCTAAGGAAAACTTCTGTGGGAATTTTAAG GTAGAAGAAGGAGAGGAATGCGACGCTGGATATTTTGGTGCAAACGTAGAGGACGCTTGTTGTTCGAAGGAATGTAAGCTGAAGGAAGGGGCAACTTGTAGTCAAAAAAACTCAGTTTGTTGCAATGAGAATTGTCAG GCAGCAAGCAAGACAACCCTATGTTACAGTGAAGTCCCAGAGTCTTGTTTACGAGATACATTTTGTGACGGACAAAATTTTACTTGTCCAGATCATTTGCATAAAGATGACAATGCAGAATGCGGAGACGAAG GTAGATGTAAAGGTGGCAAATGTCAACCATTTTGTGCTACTGTGGGAATGAAACCTTGTTTATGCACTgacaaaaaagaaaactttTGTTTGCGATGTTGTGCACCTGCGGGATCTTCTGGAGATGAAATGATAAGAGAATGCAAACCTTACAAACCAGGAAACGTCACACATAAACTGAGGAATAATGCTAAATGTACTCTCGGATATTGTAATGAT AACGAATGTGTGAAACAGACACAAGATGTTATTGAAAGAGTATGGAGTATATTTGAACATATCGCACCCGATAAAATAGGCGAATTTCTTGCTGATAATATCGTTGGCGCAGTTTTGGTGTTTTCACTCTTATTTTGGATTCCTTGCGG TTGTCTTGTTAATTTTGTTGACAAACAACGGGAAAAACAACGAAGAGAAGACGATAACTGGTTTACTTCTAAAGGACATGAATTTTCGAGAACTAACGCGTATGGCGGAATGTTCGGGTCTTCCAATGCACTTCATCAAGTACAGAAAGCTAACGCTCTTAATATAGCCGCAGCAAAAGCGGGCTTTGGTGCGAAGGATCAGTGGCGAGCTTCTAAGGACAAAGGAGCAGTAGTAAG AAAATCACAGGAGAAATTAACAGATAGTACGAATGGCCTTGATGATCGAGTTGGAAGAGGGGACGCAATCGTAGTGACGGGTGACAACCGAAATGCTACTGAAGACGATTCATGGCAAAAATCCGGGATTTTTTCGAAGCCAAAAAGTAATTTCGATCTTAATAATGACAAAAATACTCCTAGTGCAAGCAGGTCAAGTACGCCGAGGCCGCAATTGGTTCGTCAACAAGATGTAGGATCTGAAGAAGCCGATTCGTAA
- the LOC120332197 gene encoding uncharacterized protein LOC120332197 — MKIIVAGFCKTGTKTMAAVLDILGYTVYDWEHHLYYLQDDWRKILTKGGTTEDFYGMYKDIDVGVDIPFALFWEEVLKAFPESKIIFMQRQNEEIWFKSLENQLKMFNKNLPFCALTTLSYTGYKFFSLSGKLCTVLFGNQSFLPWNMYNGVSSTVALKRYRDHCTSVLTRAPTDRLLIFNMKDGWKPLCEFLNKDYPNVPFPHENERGKLAENLLKSSPIFRKMQNEMMVALTVIGIFVCYLLYLVIGGLT; from the coding sequence atgaaaatcattGTTGCTGGATTCTGTAAAACTGGTACAAAAACAATGGCCGCTGTACTTGATATACTCGGATACACCGTTTATGATTGGGAACATCATCTATATTATTTGCAAGATGATTGGAGAAAGATTCTAACAAAGGGCGGAACAACTGAAGATTTTTATGGAATGTATAAAGATATTGACGTCGGCGTTGATATACCGTTCGCCTTATTTTGGGAAGAGGTTCTAAAAGCGTTTCCAGAATCAAAGATTATATTTATGCAACGTCAAAATGAAGAAATATGGTTTAAAAGTTTAGAAAATCAATTGAAAATGTTTAATAAGAACTTGCCTTTTTGTGCTTTAACGACTCTATCCTATACAggatataaatttttttctttatctgGAAAATTATGCACCGTGTTATTTGGAAATCAAAGTTTTCTGCCTTGGAATATGTATAACGGAGTAAGTTCCACAGTCGCTTTAAAGCGTTATCGTGACCATTGTACGTCTGTTCTAACCAGAGCTCCGACAGATCGTCTgttaatattcaatatgaaagaTGGATGGAAACCTCTAtgtgaatttttaaataaagattATCCAAATGTCCCTTTTCCACATGAAAATGAAAGAGGAAAATTAGccgaaaatttattgaaatctaGCCCGATATTCCGAAAGATGCAAAATGAAATGATGGTTGCTCTAACAGTGATTGGTATATTTGTATGCTATCTACTTTATCTTGTTATAGGCGGGCTTACGTGA
- the LOC120332868 gene encoding p53 and DNA damage-regulated protein 1-like encodes MARDPDSVLKYLTEVEEQAEDILSDKQQIVDLDKRRNMNREALRAIKNGVAAPNKSKTWLNSGGMFIKLPSSAATDMLTTDQHYLDEEINSVRTKLHDKVNKMRDVEGQSDLKGFDLNALSKTELEGLQKSRLL; translated from the coding sequence atggCAAGGGATCCTGAttctgttttgaaatatttgactgAAGTTGAGGAGCAAGCCGAAGATATTCTCTCCGATAAACAACAAATTGTCGACTTGGACAAACGAAGAAATATGAACAGAGAAGCATTAAGAGCTATAAAGAATGGCGTAGCCGCACCCAATAAATCTAAAACCTGGTTAAATTCTGGTGGAATGTTTATCAAATTACCGTCAAGCGCAGCAACTGATATGCTCACTACAGACCAACATTACCTTGACGAAGAGATCAACAGTGTTCGAACAAAATTACATGATAAAGTTAATAAAATGCGAGATGTTGAAGGACAATCTGATTTAAAAGGATTTGACTTGAATGCCTTAAGTAAAACTGAATTAGAGGGTCTTCAGAAAAGTAGGCTGCTATGA